Part of the Paludisphaera borealis genome, AGCGAGAAGTACAGATTGTAGGTCGCCGTCGTGTTGCCGGGGATCGTGAGATTGTTGAGCGCGTTGCCGGCGGCGTCGAACAGACCGGGGTACGACTTGCCGTTCCAGGTCTCTTTCGTGTGGGCGGCGAGCTGATAAACGCCGGCGGGCAGGCCGGGGGCGAACGTCAAGTCGATGCGGCCCTGATAGGTCGTGATGAAGGCGCCCGACGGATCGAGGGTCGGCGGCAGGGCGACGTAGGTCGCCTTGATGATGTACTGCGAGAGGTCCTGGTTCTGCCCGTTCCCCAGAGCGCGGTACAGCGAGTAGTTGCTGACGTTGGTCGCCGTCGAGGGGTCGAGCGCCGGGTAGACGACCTGGGAGGGGGTCGCCAGGTAGCCGGCCGCCTGCAACGACGGGTCTTGCGTGTACAGCGAAAGCGAATCGAGGGTCGGCAGGAAGGACGGGAACGGCGAGCCGTCGGACTGCGAGGCGCCCGTAATCTGAGGAGCAGTCTGATCGATCCGGAACGCCCGGTCGGCGAACGAGGCGTAGCCGGGAAGCGGCGGCGAATCGGCCTGACCGACCACCACGATCCGCACCCGCTGGAAGCCTTGAGGCAGGAAGGGCGCCTGGAAGGTGAACTTGCCGTTGACGTCGGTGCTGGTCTGCACGTCGTAGCTGCCGGTGAAGCCGCGGCCCCCAGCGCCCACGGCCAGGTCGAAGCCGCCGCCGTGCAGGGCGTTGAACTCGACGACCACCTGGAGGTTGGCGACCGAGCCGGGGAACGGGCTGTAGATCTGGCCGATGAACGAGGGCTGGCTGATATTGGTGTTCTGGTCGCTCGGCAGGCCGGTGTCGGTCCCCGGCGTGAGCTGGAACGCGGTGACGACAGGCGGCTGGAGCAACTGGTAGCCGAGAATCTGGACGAAGTCGCCGCCGGGAACGTTGTCGCCCGAGGGGAACGTGCCGTTGAAATTGCCGTCGAGCTGGTTGCCGACCGCGTCGGTCACGCCGCCGGGGCCGCTCTTGACGACGATCGCGTAGTTGTCGGAGGGCATCGCCGTCTGCGGCAGGCCGCTGTAGTCGAGGGTCGCCGTATTGGTGAGGGCGTCATAGGTCAGCTTGACGCGGGGGTCGAGGTTCAGGTTGATCGGGTTCGACCAGTTGCCCGTGTTCCCCTGCCGCGCCACGAACAGGTTGGAGGTCGTGATCGTCGCCGGGTTCATCGGCTTGGTGAACTGGATCGTCACCAGCCGCCCGAGCGTGCTGGTGGTGTTGACCCTGGGCGCCGTGACGTCCTCAAGATCGAACGAGATCAGCCCCGTGGGCTGGAGCGACTTGCCGTCCTTCGAGGTGATCGGCCCCGACACGACGAACGTGTAGACGCCGTTCGCCGTCGTGGTGGGAGGGTTGTTGTAGCTGAAGGTGTAAGGGTAGAGGACTTGCGTCGGGAAGTTCGGGTCGTCGACGGCCACGGGCACGCCGAACGCGACGTTCACTCCCGTGGGCGTCTTCAGGAAATGGAGGTCCTGGTTGTCGACGGTCGAGAATTGAACCGGCTTGTTGAACGTGACGAGAATCCCGGTGGGCGTCGTCGTCACGACGGTGTTGTTGGCCGGATCGGTCGCGGCGACGGTGAGCACGTCGACCGCCGCGAGCGAGTTGACGGCGTTGACCAGGCCGTAGCCGGAGGTCGCGTTCCACTGGCCGGGCGACGTGTTGTTCATCGCCGTGGCCCCCGCGATCAGGCCGGCGCGGACTTCCGCCGGGGTGAGCTGCGGGGCCTTCTGCTTCATGAGCGCGGCCACGGCCGCCGCGTTGGGTGCCGCCGACGAGGTGCCGAAGAAGCTCGGCAGGTTCTGCGACAGGTTGGTTGTCGTCGCCGGCTGGCCCGGGAACGGCGGATTGTTGGTCTGGATCACGCCGCCGGGCGGGAAGAACGTCGTGTTGCCGCCGTCGGGCGCGGTGATCGTCGGGTTAAGGACGGTCACTGGGCTGCTCTTGAGCGAACCATCGGGGTTGCGGACGATGATCGTCGGTCCGGCCGAGCTGAACGGCTCATTCGCGAGCGGGCTCTGACTGAGGAACGGCGCGGGTGCCCACCAAGGCGTGGCACCGACCCCGATCGTGTTCTGCGCGGCGCTGTGGCCGTAGGTCGTGGGATAGTACGTGCCACCGGCCGAGCCGAACTGCCTCGACACGATGACGGGGTTATCCCAAGTCGTGAACTCGACGTGTCCCGGGTCCGGTCCCTTCACGACTTGCATCACGACCGTGAACGTGCCCGCGTTAGGGATCGTGACGACCTGCAACGGCTCCTGGGTGGCGGTGTTGTCGTTGGTCCCCTGACCGGTCGTCACGATCGCACCGGTGGAGTCGAGGATATAGAAATTGACTTGCGAGGTCACTACGGCGGTCGAGCCGACCGGCTGCTGAGTCTTGAACGGCTGGTCGAACTGGAAGACGATCGTGGTATTGGCAGCGGTGGTCGTGATCGGCAACTGCAGCACCGGGGCGCCCGAGGGGCTGAAGTTCATGAACCGGCCGGCACCGATCGAGCCGACGGTCCCCTGCGCGCCGCGGAAGGTGGACAGGTAGCCGTAGTCTTGGGAGTTGCCGGCCGCACTCAGGTACGTGACGCCTTGAGCCGTCACCGTATTGATCGACTGCGAGATGACGCCGTCCTGGAAGAACGGCTCGCCGAGGTAGCCGACGTCATCAACGATGATGTTCGACTTGCCCTGAGTCGCCAGGGCTTGGATGTTCTGAGCGAAGGCGAGCTCGCCGCCGTACGCGGTCGCGAACTGGAGCGTGGCGCCCGGCGCGATGTCGTAGATGTTCTGCATCATCGCCCGGCCTTCGTCAGTGCCGGTCGACATGTCCTTCAGCGGCGTGATGCCCGCCGGCAGGTCGCCCGTCGAGACGTCGGTCGCGTAGCCCCCCAGCGCGTTAAAGCTGTCGCTGAGCACGCCGACGGTCACCCCCGCCCCCGTGACGTTGTACTTCTGGGCGGCGGCGTCGGCGAACAGCGACTGCTGCGCCTGGTTGTTCGCGATGCCCTGGTAGTACGTCTGAGGCTTGTAGATCGGGTGGCCGCTCACGAGGTTCGGCAGCTTCGCCACGTTCAGCAACTGGCTGATCGGCATCCAGCCTTCGATGAGGCCGTACTGGCCACTCGCCGCCGTGATCTGCATCCCCATGTTGACGACTGTCGTCCCGAGCTTCGAGATGTCGCCCCCGGTCGTCAGGCCGATCTGCACCGACCCGTTCTTGATCTGAAGCAGGGGGAACTGCTGGGACAGTTGATTCGAGGTCAGACCAGACTGAAACTTCTGATACAGCGTCACGAGCTGGCCGCCCAGGTTGGCCATCGGGCCGTTCTGGATGTCGGCCGGGTTGTCACTCGTGGAATGCCAGACCGGGTTGCCGCCGTCCAGCACGGACGACGCCAGCAACAGCCGCCCTTCCAGCCATTCGAGCCTGGGGAAGCCCTGCCGCTTCGCTTGGTGCTTGCCGCGACGCCGATCGGGCCCCTTGTCATTACCACCAGCCTTGAAGCTCCCCATCGACAGACTCCCCCGGTTTGCTTTGAAAGTCTCCGTCTCCAGGCAAATCACGCGTTCCACCGCGGTTCCATGCCCGGGACCAAGACCCCCTTCGATCAAGGTGACTCACCAGAAATCGCGCCCCCAGTCGCCGCCGAAACGAACCTTCGCTCGTGTCGACGACCGGACGCAATCCACGCCGTGTCTTCGCGCCTCGCCCCGAGGCAGGTCGCTCTCGCTCGCTCCGTCGTCGCCGCCGCGACGACCATCGATCGACTGTCACAACCCGGCTCGCGATCGCCCGCAACCCGCAACGTGCACTCGTCGCCTCCAGCGGGCGACGACGACGGCGAGCCGGACGAATCCGAACCCTCGCTCCGTCTCTTCCCACCCACTCCTCAGCCCCGCGGGACCGAAAAGAAGGTGCGGCCTAACCTACTTGTTTGATTGGCTCCATGCACGCATTCAATGATTGTCATTGGGAATCCGTTCGTCAAGCCCCGTGTTTCGGAAATTCGGCAGGGTGCGGTCGCGGAGGTGTGCAGCGTGCGTATTCCGGGGGCTAGCGCCATGTGGGATGGCGAGTCATACGAGTCTGGCTCCTGGAATCGAGAAGTCAAACTGGGGTCGTCCATTTGTCGGAAATGGAAGTACCCATCGGCGATTTTACGTTTCTATTCTTCTCGATACGCCGATTACGCAGCCAAGGGACGGCGAAAAGCCGTGACATGATCGAAAATTCATGTGGAAGGGACGGCCCCCGGGAGCGTTCGGTCGCGCGTTTGGAAGCGAATTCGAGGAGGGCGCCGGTCTTCAGGGGGGCCGTTTCGAGAATCCCAAGATCGACTCAATCAGCGGACGTCCCCGAGGAGTTCGACGCCGATCGCGCGCAGATCTTCGATCAGCTTCGAGGTGTCGCCGCGATAGACGACCCCCTGCAGCCCCGCCGCGCGGGCGCCCTCGACGTTGGCTTCGAGGTCGTCGATGAACACGCACGAGCCCGCCGAAACCCCCGCCGCCTCGACGCAGGCGTCGAAGAAGCCCCGGTCGGGCTTGAGGAACCGCGCCTCGTGCGAATAGACGAGGTGATCGAAGTGGTCGAGGGTCTCGCGGAACTGGCGACGGAAGAACGGGGCGTGAATGCCGTTCGTATTCGACCCCAGAACCAGCGTGTACCCCTGCCGCTTGAGGTCGGCGACCAACTCGCCCACCGACGTATTAAGCTCGAAGATGTCTTCCCAGTCGGCCGCGAACTCCTCGAAGGGGATGTTAAGGCCGACCTCGGCCTGGATCCGTCGCGAGAACTCCTCCGGCGCGAGCGCCCCTCGCTCGAACTCGGCGAGCAGCCGGCTCATCCCCTTGGCTTCCACCAGCGTCCGGAACTCATCCGCCGACAGCCCCAGTCGTGCGCCGAAGCGGCCAAAGATGAGCATATAGTCGAAAAACCCGATCACATTGCCGAAATCAAACATCAGGACGGGCAGTCGCATCGATGAACCTCACTTGGTGGTCGTTCGTGGACGTCGGCGGTCAGGGCGTCTTCGGACGGTCGCCGGCGACGGGCGCTGGGGGACCGACCGGGGCGTGTGGGCTGCTCACGGTGGCGAACTCGCGCCAGACGCTGGGATTGACGGACCAGACGATCCGCTTCACGCTGCCGTCGAACATCAGCAGGCCGACTCCGGCCACGTGTCCGCTCGACGCCCCGATGCGGGCCGATCGGCCGTCGCGCGTCAGGCACGAAATCTTGGAGCCCGGAGGCATGGCGTGATTGTAAAGCGTCGAGGGCCAGCCGGCCTCGTTCCACGACGCGCCGGCGTCGCCCCGCCAGTCGGCCTGAAGCGACCCCGACGCGTCGGGTGAGCACCCCTGCTCCGACAGCGGACCGTCGACGAGTGCGTAATTCTCGGGGGCCTGGTGCGGGCGGCCGTCGCCGACCAGGCGCTCAGAGAAAGCCGCGGTGTAGCTCAGTCCGTCGGCGGCCTCGATCTCCGCGAGGGTGGTCCGCTTCCCGATCGCGAAGCCGCCCGTGCGGCCCTCGGCGTCGTCGCCGGTCGTCGCTCGGTAGCTCACCGGCGACGGGAAGACGCGGCCGGTGGCCCGGGGGTCGCTCGCGCAGAAGAAGCCCGGCACCGCGATTCCCTGAAGCACGGGGCCCTTGAGGCGGTCGAGGTTGCGGCCCTCCGGTTCCATCCCCAGCAAGCTGGAGACGCCCAGCGTTTCGAGAAGCGTCCTGAGCGGGCCGGGACCCGTCGAGCCAGATGCCGGCGGCGGGTCGATCGGCGAGGGCTCGCCGATCATAGGCAAAGCGCCCTGGCTCTGGTCGTAGAACGCGAGCGCCAGGCCGATTTGCGCCAGGTTGCGCTGGCACGTCACCGACCGCGCCGACTCGCGGCCTCGGGTCAGCGCCATGATCGAAAACAGACCCACGACGGCGACCACCGCGATCGCCACGAGGGCGTCGATCAGGGTGTACCCGGCGCGGTCGCGATGGCGAGGGCGAAATCGCATGCGAGCGGCGTTCTGTTGTGAGTCGACCACGGCTCAGTCCTTCACCGTGATGAGGGCGTCGCCCGAGCCGACGTTGCCGGCGGCGTCGGTGGCTCGAACCATCAACAAGTGCGCGCCGGGCTTGAGGTCGGGGAGGGCGATCGTCAGTTGCTCGCGCAGGGTGTCGAACAGTCCGTCGTCCGGGAAGACCGACGTCCAGGCTCCGCCGTCGACGGCGTACTCGGCCTTGACCAGTCGGGTGAAGGCGTCGGTCAGGGTCGCCGTGGCCTTGCGGTCGCCCGGCGTGATGCTCACCTGGGGAGGGTCGTGGTCGACGAGGAACGTCGCGCTCTCTTTTTCACGGACGAGCGCCTCATCGGGGCTGTTGGACGGTCGGTCGCCCGCGACCAGCCGCACCTGGTAACGGCCGGATGGAAACGCGGTCGTGTCCCAGGCGTAGGACTTCTCGGTGATCGGCGACTCGGTCAGGTCGATCCAGGCCGGCCACCCTTCCTTGCGGACCTGCACCGTGTAATTCAGCTCGTCATCGTTGGGGTCGGAGACGTCCCAGCGGATGGTGAGTTTGGTCTGCCGTGCCGTCCCGTCTGAGGTCGAGACGTCTGGCGTCTCCAGCTTGTTGATCTCGGGCGGGAGGTTGGTCGAGCGGTAGGACAGCGACACCCCACGCAGCTCGGGCGTGTGGCGTGGGTCGGTCGTCGACAGCTTGGCGCGGTACTGGACGAAGCGTCCCGAACGCGTCTGGGCGCTGGCCTGCTCAGGGTTCTTTTGCTCGGCCGACCAGTCCGACCAGGTCTCGTCGGGCTCGCCGACGTTGCCGCTGCGGACCTGCACGGCGATCGAAGACCCCTCAGGCGTGTCGCCGCGCCAGCTCAACGCGCCGAACCGGCTGGGGAGCTTGGCGTCGAAAACGTCCGACACCAGCTCGCCGTGATCGGCGAAACTCGGCGA contains:
- a CDS encoding HAD family hydrolase — protein: MRLPVLMFDFGNVIGFFDYMLIFGRFGARLGLSADEFRTLVEAKGMSRLLAEFERGALAPEEFSRRIQAEVGLNIPFEEFAADWEDIFELNTSVGELVADLKRQGYTLVLGSNTNGIHAPFFRRQFRETLDHFDHLVYSHEARFLKPDRGFFDACVEAAGVSAGSCVFIDDLEANVEGARAAGLQGVVYRGDTSKLIEDLRAIGVELLGDVR
- a CDS encoding type II secretion system protein; amino-acid sequence: MRFRPRHRDRAGYTLIDALVAIAVVAVVGLFSIMALTRGRESARSVTCQRNLAQIGLALAFYDQSQGALPMIGEPSPIDPPPASGSTGPGPLRTLLETLGVSSLLGMEPEGRNLDRLKGPVLQGIAVPGFFCASDPRATGRVFPSPVSYRATTGDDAEGRTGGFAIGKRTTLAEIEAADGLSYTAAFSERLVGDGRPHQAPENYALVDGPLSEQGCSPDASGSLQADWRGDAGASWNEAGWPSTLYNHAMPPGSKISCLTRDGRSARIGASSGHVAGVGLLMFDGSVKRIVWSVNPSVWREFATVSSPHAPVGPPAPVAGDRPKTP